Below is a genomic region from Fusobacterium nucleatum.
TTCCTAATCTAATTAGGAAAGTAGCAATTTTAGAAGTAACTCCACTTTTTGATTTTTGTACAGATTTTATCGGTCTTATAATAACAAAAGGGAACTTATTTTCTTTATTACTTCCAGCATTATTTATTCTATTTTCAAGATTATTAGGCTGAATATAACTTCTAAAAAAATTAAAATTTTCTATTTTAGCTTCTGCAAATGCTTTTTTTATAGCACCTTCTAATGCTAAACTGTTCTTTTTTAATGGATTTATTCCCTCCATAATTCATCTATCCTTTCTTCTAAAACTTTTGAAAATATTTTTTGAATTTCTTCATATATTTTTTCATTATCAATCTGTAATCCCATATTTCTTACAGATAAAGAGGTTGCTAATGTTATTTTATGCCTTTCTTTTCCTACTCTAAACATAAGTTTAGGATTTCCATTTTTCCAAAAAGCCCAAAATAATGTCTTCCAAGTCATTTCTGGTCTTGGTTTTACTATTTTAGTTTTTATGTATTGTTTACTTTTTCCAGGATTTGGTTTAGATATTGCAAATTCAGAAACTTTATTTCTTTTAGTACTTCCTAAAAGAACACCATCAGTTGATGTTATTTTTGATTTTAAAGAATTAGCATCAACTTTTTGTTGTAAAGAATACCTGGATTTTATAAACTTCTTTTCTTCTTTTTTGGCATAATTAAGAGCTTTTCTTAGTGCTTCTTTTACAATTTTGTTATCCATTCCTGAAAATTCTTTACCAATTTTTTCAAGTTTTTTTAAACTTTCATCTGATATTTCAAGAGTATACATATCTATCCCTCATATTTTTGTGCATATATATGTGTCATTCCATGTCTTTTTTCAATATCAAAAACATAATAAGAAATTTTATTAATTTTTATTTCTTCTCCTACTTCAATAGAAATAGAAGTTGGTAAGTCTCTAGTTTTAATAGAGACTTTTAAACCATTTCTTATTAATGTAGTAGAGTCAAGATTTTCTTTAAATTTTCCTGTCAATTTTGGATTACTTTGTACTTTTGTTATTACTGCTTTAAGTTTTATTCCTGACAGATCAATTTTTTCAGCAAAATCTGTAAAAAAAGTCTTATCTATATCATCTTTAAAAGTATTATTCATTCTTTTTACCTTTTTTAGATGAATTTGTATCTTTTAATCCACCAACATTAGTTTCTTCCTCTGAATTATTTTCTTCAGTTTCTGTTTTTTCTATTTCGCTATTAACGAACTCCGCAGCTCCTAAATCAATTAATCTTTGAGTTTCCTCCTCAGCAATTTCAAATTCTTCTCCTGATTTATATAATGTTTCTTCAACTTTTATATTTTCAATAGCTCTCATTTTTTTCATATCTAATCACTCCCTTAAATTACTGTTGCAATGAACCAAGATTTAACATCTTTATTAGGTATACATAATGGTCTTGAGAAGTATTGTAATTCCTCATCTTCACTAGTATCTGGATACCATTTTCTAACAACTTCTTTTTTTACAAGAAGTTGAGCAGGTTTTCCTTGTTCAGGTCTTAAAGGCATTGCAGCATATTTAAAAGAAAAACTTTTCGCTTTCATACCTATACAAGTTTTTTCAGGGATAACTTGATGTGTATCTCCAGTTTCCATATCATCATACCAATCAACAAAAGAATAAACTGTTATTCCAAGTGTAGGAATCCAAGCTATTTCCTTTTTACCATCTTCATTTTCTGAATTAGAATCATTTACACGAACATAATTTGCATGTCTAGTATTTAAATAATCTTTTACTTTTTGATTTTCTAAAAATGCATCAGCTGCATCAGGTGACATTACAACTGTATCTATTACTATTCCAGTTTGTTTTTGAATTTCAGTTTGTTTGTTTTTAAGATATTTTATAGGGTCACAATTAGGGCTAGTAAAAAGATCATTTCCAGTTAAAACTTCCTTATTTACATCCCCATATTTAACTCCTTGAGTTCCTTCTTCCATAGGACAAGTTCCTGTCATTAAAGTTTCTATTAACATCCATTGTCTTGTTCTAAAACCTATTTCTTTAAATTTTTTCATAGCATCTGCTAATGTTTTCTTTCCAACATCTTGTGGTTCTGCATACTTAACTTGTCCAAATTGTTGTTCTAGTAAAGCTTCAGCTTCATTAACTGTTTGTAATTTTATATATGCTGGTTCAACTATTTGTGCTTGCCATGCAGTTTTATCTATAAAAATTCCTTTTTCTCTTTTTCCAACAAGTGGAGCTTTTTCTCTTCCAGCTTCTTTAGTATGTATTTCTAATTTCTCAACTTTTTCAGCCTTCTCTTCTCCTATTAATAAGTTATATAGAAAATTTTTAGGTGCCTTTGTTTGTGTTATTATTGTTGTTAATGCTATTAATCCAAATATTTTTGATGACATATTTCCTCCCATTTATCTAATCATTATTAAAAGTTTTCTTGCTGCTCTTTTTACTTCAGCTTTATCTTTACCATTAAAATCTACATATTTTTCATTAAAAGAACCTGTTAAATATATAGTGCTTTTCTTATCATTACTATCAGCAGTAAAATCATCTGTTACTACACCATATATTTCAGCTGCAGTAGCCAGTTTTTTAACTTTTCCATCTGTTGTTAGTTCTACCAAATCTCCCATTTTATATTCTCCAGCTTCAAATTCCACTTTTTCTGTGTAAAATGGAAACTGTAAATCTCTTTTCAAATTACTTGTTTCATGTATTTCTTTTTTACTTTTCATATTTCCTCCTAATCTTCATTTGCCATATTTACAATATCAGCTATCAAATTTTTTGTATCATCAGTTTGTCCAGGTGTTCTATTGTCTATTTCTATTTGTTTACTTTCTTCTCTTCTGGTATTTAAAATATCAGCTGGATTTTTGGCTTCAGGAACTTTTTTTTCTTCTGTTCCTTTGTTTTCAATAAATTTTGCTAATACATCTTCAACAATATCAGCTTTTGATTTACCAGATTCCTTAGCTGCATCTATAATTTCTTTACATTTGCCTTGTGTTTGCTCATTAAGTACATCTAAGTCATTTATTCTTTTTCTTTCCTGTGCTATAGCCTCCTTTCTTATATCTTCTACTAGTTCTTTATTTTGAGCTTCTAGCTCCTGCATGTTTTTTGCTCCCATGCTCTCTCCTCCTTTTTTTTCAGTGTCTCCACTGTTGTTAATAATTTGTTTTGGTTTTATTTTAAAGTTTTCCAAGTTTGAAAATTCAGAATTTTTAATATCAAATACAATTTTTTCTGTTGCAAATCCTTTTTCAATAGCTTGATCAGCTGTAAAATAAGTTGTTGTATCCATTAATGCTGATATTTCTTCTCTACTCAAATGAGATTTTGTAACATAAGCATTAATAATTGTATCTTTCATAATATCTAAAATAGTTGCTGTTTTTCTTAGTTCTCCTGCATCTCCAGCCAATGCTGTAATTGGATTGTGTATCATCATATTTGCAACTGGACTCATTGCTATTTTGTCCCCTGCCATTGCAATAACAGATGCTATTGAAGAACATTGTCCATCAATATAAACATTTTTTACTGCTTTATGTCTTTTTAAAGCACTATAAATTGCACATCCTTCTGTTACAGAACCACCAGGACTGTTGATATAAAGATTTATAATATCTATATCATCTCCAAATTTTTCAAGTTCTTTATAGACTTGATCTGCACTTACAGGCTCATCAAACCAAGAAAAGCCTCCAATTTGACCATATATTTGAATATTTAATTCATTTTTATTCTTTCTTGCCTGGTTTAATATTTCCATCTAAGCCAACCTCCTTTTTCTTTTTATTTTCTATACTTAATTGATTTAAGTTTTCATTCCAATCACTACCATTTAGTTCCATTGCTTCCCTTTCAGTAGTAGATAGCCCATGTTTAATTTTTAAAATAGAAGCATTAACTTCTTTTACAGGATCTATTTGACCTTGTGAATTTCCATACCACTCAGCTCCTAAATAAGCTTTTTTCTTAACAGGATTATCTATAAATCCTGGTAAATTTATATAACCTTTTAGGACTGCCTCTTCAATTACTTGCTCAAAAATTGGCTGACAGAATGACCTTGACATCCATTTTCTTCTCCTACGATACATCTTACCTACTTCTAAGAGTGAGGCTCTTGAAGCTGAATAACTAGCATTGAATGAAGATAGTAAAACTTCAAATGGAATTTCTAAGGCTGTTCCTATCTGCTTTAATTGGGCATTAAAGAACATTTCAAATCTTGAATTTGGTCTATTTGGATTTGCAAAAACTAAATCTTGTCCTGGTTCTAATACTCCAAAGTTTCCATAACCCATACTTAATTCAGTTCCTTCATACCTTTTCCCATATCCATTAGGTTTTTGAAATACTCCTTCTCCAACACCACCTATTTTCCCAGTATTTCCTGTATTATTATCTTGTTTTATAAAAGCAGTAAACATAGCACTAACAACTGCATTCATAAGTTCAGCATTAGAAAATCTTGAAAGTTGAGATAATGTTTCAAGAGCTGGTGCAAGAAGAGGTACTCCTCTCACTTGTCCTATTCTTTCTTTTTCCATTAGTTTTAATATTTGCTTTCTTCCAGTAGAGTCAAATACTGGTATTCTAGTATATTGATAATGCTTATCTCTGAAATGATATGCTTTTATAACTCCCTTTTCATCAGTTTCTACTCCTTCATACAAATAGTCATTACTTTCTTGTGCTTCACAATAATAAGAATCTAGGAACTGTACTTTTAAATCAAATAGTTCATTTTGTCTTTGATGATATGGAAGATTGACAAAACATTCTCCATCCATTAAGTAAGTAATCATTGCTAAATCTTGTAGTTGATTAAATGTTAAATCCCCTTGAATATCGCATTCTGTGCTATCAGCCCATAAAGTCCAGATATTTTCAATTTCTTTTTGTATTCTTTCAACTTCATCAGTAGAAAGATTTAGTAAAGAATTATTAATTCTACTTTTTAGTTTTAATCCATCTCCAATAACATTAGTTCTTATTTTGAGAATAGCTCCTCTTGAAATAGGATTTCCCATAAAAAGCTGTCTTGATCTTGCCATTAAGATTTCTTTGTTATCTTCAATGTCATCTTTTGTAGTGTCTAAGGAATTGTACATTCCCTTAAATGCTATTTTTGTTGTACTAGCACCAGATTGACTATAATTAAGAAATTCTCTTTGTTGCCTCATAGCTTCTATTTGGTATTTTAGTTTTTCAGTTTTTAGTTCCTGGTTTAATTTATTTATATTAGCTTTTTTCATACCTTCTCCTAAAACTCATGAGGAACTATTTGGAAAAATCTTATTCCTTCTCCTGTTCCACTTTCTATTTGAGCTTTTTTATTTTCCCACCAAATCCGACCTTTTCTTATTTGTTCCAAATCAGCTCTTTTTAAATTCTGTCCATCTATTGTGTATTCTTGACCTTTTAAAACAGCTTCCTCTGCTTCTAAATAAAGTCTTATATATCTTTCACACTCCTGGACTGTTATTTTTGTATTTAAAATTTCATCAATTTTTTTCTTATAATGTTCTTTTAAATCAGCTAATTTTTTCATATCAGCTGAATTTTCTTTTAAAAATTCAACACCAGCAAACCAGGCAGAGCCATGTAGAATAAGATCCTCTTCAGCTTCCTCTATTTCTATTAATTTATTTTCAAAACTTGCTATATTCCTCATACTTCAACCCCTTTTCTGTCAATAGTTATTTCAGTTTTCTTTGGTGTTAAAACTCCATTAATTGATAGTTCTAATAATTCTGCTCTACTAAGTTTTACTAAATTTTCAGGTTCTATTCTAAATACATAAAAAGGAACTGTTGCATAGCACTTACAGTCAAAGCCTTCATTTCTTGTTTGAATTTTTTTCCAAACTACTTTCCGATTTTCCTGAACTTTTATTTCAGCAGTTAAAGATTTAAAATATTCTAAATCATATCCTTTGCCATATTCTCCATTGAAATGGCAATATCCCTCTTCATTTATTCTTGCATCTAATCTTCCAGAAACTATATCTTTAAGAGCATTTGAACCAATTGACAATAGGTCTATTTCCTTGTTTTTTGTTTTTCTAAATCCATTATTAATTGGGACATTTTCTCCACCAAGCCCTTTAATTCCTATTATTCTTCTATATTGTCTAGGACTTACAAAGTCATAAACTTTTTGAGTATGGTGTCCTCCTGTATCAATACAAGCAGAATAAATTTTTAATTTATCTCCATTTTGATAAAAATATTCTTTATCCAAAACTTTATCCAATCTGTCCCAAATTTCTTGCTGGTTTAAATCTCCATGTAAAATTATGTATTCCATTCCCCAGCTTTCATATCCAAGACCCCAAGCATTAATATCAATAGCTATCCACTTATCCTGGATGTCTACTCCTGCTGTTAAAATTAAAGCTTTATCAGGAATATAACTATATTTTTCCCTAGTTCTCTTGATAAGTTTCTTAGGATCTAATCTTCCTGTATATTCTTGTTCAAAGGTTTCAGCTAAAACTGTATTTATAAAGGCTTTTAGTTTTTCAACATCTCCTTTAATTTCTAGCCATTCTTGAACAATAGATTCCCAATTCCTAAATGGACTAGCTAGACCATTCAGGTGGTAACCTAGGTTTTTTGTTCTTTCAGGATATTTATGTATCCATCTTCCAGTTTTTTCATTACCTTTTTTCCACTCTTTTTCAGTGAATGCTTTACCGCAATGAGGACAAACCATTCTTACATTACTTCCATCAGGTTCAAATTTTATGTTACCCCATTTAAAAGTCTGTTCTTTCTTACAGTTAGGACAAGGAATATACCATTCAGCTTGGCTTGAATTATTATATTCATCTTCTATTTCAGATGAACCTTTCACTGTTGGAGTTCCAGTAATAATGTGTTTTGTAATATCATCAAATGTAGAAGTTCTTTTTTTAGCAAGTGAAATAGGACTTCCTTCATTTCCTGAACTTTTTGGATATCTATCTACCTCATCAAGAAATATATTTCTGATAGGTCTTGCAGCTAATTTTGATGGTGAATTAGCTCCAACAAAAGCTATATATCCTCCTGGAAACATTTTGTGTGTAACAGTATTTCCAGAATCTTTTTTACTAGGTTCTTTAATAATTGTGTGTAATATAGAATTATTTATAGCTGGTTGTATTCTCTCCTTTGAGAAACTTCTAGCCATTTCATCGGTTGGTTGAACTATTAACATTGGACAAGGATCTAAATGAGCATATCTTAAAATTGTATTGATGATTAATTCACTCTTTGCTAATTGAGCTGCCATCATCAATGTAACTTGCTTAGTTTCTCCTTTTGTTATTTTTTCATATATTTCTATCATATATGGTGTTCTTTCAACATTGAATTTACCAACTTCTTTTGCTGATGTAGTATCTAAAACTCTATATTGATTAGCCCACTCCATAATGCTTACAAGTGGTGGTTGTCTTAATATTCTTAAACACTCTTTTATTAATTCCCTGGTTTTCTTATACATCTTTTGCTTTTCTCCTGTTGCTTGGAGGTTCATAGTTTGCTAGCTCTTCCAAACAATTTATTAATGTATTTTTTAAGTAATCTAATCTATCGGCTTCTGATATTTCACTAATTTCATTATCAATTTTTACAGCTGTTGCTTGTAATCTTGCTTTGAATTTAATTAAAATATCAGTTAAAACATATTTAACATCTTCATCCAGATGATATTTATCTTGTAAAATTTCAAGTTTATACTGTTGTAACTCTCTTTCAACTGCTTTTTTCTTATTTCTTTCATCATTAACAGTTAAATATCTTTTTAAATTATCTTTCAAATCAAACTGTCCATTAGAGTTTTTTTCTAATACTCCACGATTTGCAAGTTCTTTAACTGTTTTTTCACTAAGCCCTAAAATTTCTGCAAAAGTTTTTTGTGTTACCAGGTTTATGTCTCCACTCCTGGTTTGATTTATAAATTCAGTTACACATTTAATAAGAGGGAAACTTCCATTTTCTAATTTATAATCCTTGAATAGTTCTCTAACTCTTCTGTCAGAAATATTAAGAATTTTTGATAGTTGTTTTTCATTTGCAAGTATCATATTTTCTCCTATGCGTATATATAAATTTTGGAACTAGGAAGGAAATCAAAAAATTTCATATTTGAAAAGTTCCGAGCCTCCAGCCGCACCCTCTAATAAAAAATTTTTGTCACAGTACCTTTTTGATTACTCGAAGTCCTCATCACTCACAGCTGTATCATTTTCACTGTTTATTACAGCTTTCAGTTTAGCCTCATCAGTTACTCTGTAACCTAGCATTGAGTTTAACTCTCTTGCTGCTGCTACTCCAGCTAATAGTGGTTTGTCCTTTCGCACTCTCTTGCTTACTGTGTGTCCATCAGGACTAGATTCATCTATGTATTCAATGATATCTACTCCTTCTATTGCACTATTTAAAATTTTATTTAATCTTGTTGCTATACTTAGTATCCCTAGTTCTGTATCTTGAAATAGTATTTCTCTTAATTCTGTTATCTTAGTTGCAACCTTTGGACTTCTTTCTATGTTTGCTGCTTTTGTCTTTTCACTGTAACCAGCCTTTTCCTTTGCCTCTTCTTTTCCAATTCCAGACATTCGGTATATAACATATTTAGTTTGTTTTTCTGTCAAGCCCTCAAAGTTGCATATCTTTGCATTTTGTTTTTCAACTATTTCTGCTCTGATTTCTTTATACTTAACAAGATATCTATTTATCCAAGAGATAATAGTATTTTTGTTATATTTAGTTCTTTTTTGTATCTCATCATAAAAGTCTTTTTTCTTTTTACTGAACTTAATCAATTCTAGTTCTACATATATTTCTAAGACTTTTAATTGTTTCTCATTAAAATTATCTGACTTACTCATCTCTATGCCTCACTGATTAACTCATCTTTTATTTCCTCCCACTTATATTCCTTGCCTTCTCTTTGTAAAATAATATCTGACTTGCTTAAACTTCTATATCTTTTAACTATTACATCAGCATACTTAGGATCATATTCCATTAAAAATGCTTTTC
It encodes:
- a CDS encoding head maturation protease, ClpP-related, whose amino-acid sequence is MEILNQARKNKNELNIQIYGQIGGFSWFDEPVSADQVYKELEKFGDDIDIINLYINSPGGSVTEGCAIYSALKRHKAVKNVYIDGQCSSIASVIAMAGDKIAMSPVANMMIHNPITALAGDAGELRKTATILDIMKDTIINAYVTKSHLSREEISALMDTTTYFTADQAIEKGFATEKIVFDIKNSEFSNLENFKIKPKQIINNSGDTEKKGGESMGAKNMQELEAQNKELVEDIRKEAIAQERKRINDLDVLNEQTQGKCKEIIDAAKESGKSKADIVEDVLAKFIENKGTEEKKVPEAKNPADILNTRREESKQIEIDNRTPGQTDDTKNLIADIVNMANED
- a CDS encoding phage portal protein, which encodes MKKANINKLNQELKTEKLKYQIEAMRQQREFLNYSQSGASTTKIAFKGMYNSLDTTKDDIEDNKEILMARSRQLFMGNPISRGAILKIRTNVIGDGLKLKSRINNSLLNLSTDEVERIQKEIENIWTLWADSTECDIQGDLTFNQLQDLAMITYLMDGECFVNLPYHQRQNELFDLKVQFLDSYYCEAQESNDYLYEGVETDEKGVIKAYHFRDKHYQYTRIPVFDSTGRKQILKLMEKERIGQVRGVPLLAPALETLSQLSRFSNAELMNAVVSAMFTAFIKQDNNTGNTGKIGGVGEGVFQKPNGYGKRYEGTELSMGYGNFGVLEPGQDLVFANPNRPNSRFEMFFNAQLKQIGTALEIPFEVLLSSFNASYSASRASLLEVGKMYRRRRKWMSRSFCQPIFEQVIEEAVLKGYINLPGFIDNPVKKKAYLGAEWYGNSQGQIDPVKEVNASILKIKHGLSTTEREAMELNGSDWNENLNQLSIENKKKKEVGLDGNIKPGKKE
- a CDS encoding major capsid protein; the protein is MSSKIFGLIALTTIITQTKAPKNFLYNLLIGEEKAEKVEKLEIHTKEAGREKAPLVGKREKGIFIDKTAWQAQIVEPAYIKLQTVNEAEALLEQQFGQVKYAEPQDVGKKTLADAMKKFKEIGFRTRQWMLIETLMTGTCPMEEGTQGVKYGDVNKEVLTGNDLFTSPNCDPIKYLKNKQTEIQKQTGIVIDTVVMSPDAADAFLENQKVKDYLNTRHANYVRVNDSNSENEDGKKEIAWIPTLGITVYSFVDWYDDMETGDTHQVIPEKTCIGMKAKSFSFKYAAMPLRPEQGKPAQLLVKKEVVRKWYPDTSEDEELQYFSRPLCIPNKDVKSWFIATVI
- a CDS encoding DUF6148 family protein, with amino-acid sequence MRNIASFENKLIEIEEAEEDLILHGSAWFAGVEFLKENSADMKKLADLKEHYKKKIDEILNTKITVQECERYIRLYLEAEEAVLKGQEYTIDGQNLKRADLEQIRKGRIWWENKKAQIESGTGEGIRFFQIVPHEF
- a CDS encoding phage terminase large subunit family protein → MYKKTRELIKECLRILRQPPLVSIMEWANQYRVLDTTSAKEVGKFNVERTPYMIEIYEKITKGETKQVTLMMAAQLAKSELIINTILRYAHLDPCPMLIVQPTDEMARSFSKERIQPAINNSILHTIIKEPSKKDSGNTVTHKMFPGGYIAFVGANSPSKLAARPIRNIFLDEVDRYPKSSGNEGSPISLAKKRTSTFDDITKHIITGTPTVKGSSEIEDEYNNSSQAEWYIPCPNCKKEQTFKWGNIKFEPDGSNVRMVCPHCGKAFTEKEWKKGNEKTGRWIHKYPERTKNLGYHLNGLASPFRNWESIVQEWLEIKGDVEKLKAFINTVLAETFEQEYTGRLDPKKLIKRTREKYSYIPDKALILTAGVDIQDKWIAIDINAWGLGYESWGMEYIILHGDLNQQEIWDRLDKVLDKEYFYQNGDKLKIYSACIDTGGHHTQKVYDFVSPRQYRRIIGIKGLGGENVPINNGFRKTKNKEIDLLSIGSNALKDIVSGRLDARINEEGYCHFNGEYGKGYDLEYFKSLTAEIKVQENRKVVWKKIQTRNEGFDCKCYATVPFYVFRIEPENLVKLSRAELLELSINGVLTPKKTEITIDRKGVEV